The following are from one region of the Streptomyces rubrogriseus genome:
- the nuoE gene encoding NADH-quinone oxidoreductase subunit NuoE → MTTSSSERGVSLGMPELPAPAYPDDVRARLETDAREIIARYPDSRSALLPLLHLVQSQEGHVTRTGMQFCADVLDLTTAEVTAVATFYTMYRRRPSGDYQVGVCTNTLCAVMGGDAIFESLQDHLGVGNGETTEDGKVTLEHIECNAACDFAPVVMVNWEFFDNQTPASVKALVDDLRAGRPVTPTRGAPLCTFKETARILAGFPDERDGAVAAGGSAGPASLAGLRLAKGEASAARVVHPRDGGPHDAPQDRAVHDPSPTEHLSSHDAPQDTSASDPSNPAGPTAEEGE, encoded by the coding sequence GTGACCACCTCTTCTTCGGAGCGGGGCGTCAGCCTGGGCATGCCGGAACTGCCCGCGCCCGCCTACCCGGACGACGTCCGGGCCCGGCTGGAGACCGACGCGCGCGAGATCATCGCCCGCTACCCGGACTCCCGGTCCGCCCTCCTGCCGTTGCTGCACCTCGTGCAGTCGCAGGAGGGACACGTCACACGCACCGGGATGCAGTTCTGCGCGGACGTGCTGGACCTCACCACGGCCGAGGTCACCGCGGTCGCCACCTTCTACACCATGTACCGGCGCCGGCCGAGCGGCGACTACCAGGTGGGGGTCTGCACCAACACGCTGTGCGCGGTGATGGGCGGCGACGCCATCTTCGAGTCCCTCCAGGACCACCTCGGCGTCGGCAACGGCGAGACCACCGAGGACGGCAAGGTCACCCTGGAGCACATCGAGTGCAACGCGGCCTGCGACTTCGCGCCGGTCGTGATGGTCAACTGGGAGTTCTTCGACAACCAGACCCCGGCGAGCGTCAAGGCCCTCGTCGACGACCTGCGCGCGGGACGGCCGGTGACGCCGACGCGCGGTGCTCCGCTGTGCACCTTCAAGGAGACCGCCCGGATCCTGGCGGGCTTCCCGGACGAGCGGGACGGCGCCGTCGCGGCCGGCGGCAGCGCGGGTCCCGCCTCCCTGGCCGGCCTGAGGCTGGCGAAGGGCGAGGCGTCCGCCGCGCGCGTGGTGCACCCGCGGGACGGCGGACCGCACGACGCGCCGCAGGACCGGGCCGTGCACGACCCGTCCCCGACGGAACACCTCAGCTCGCACGACGCGCCGCAGGACACATCGGCATCCGACCCTTCCAACCCGGCAGGGCCTACCGCCGAGGAGGGGGAGTGA
- a CDS encoding NADH-quinone oxidoreductase subunit D, whose amino-acid sequence MSTSHASPRETTEGTVYTVTGGDWDEVVQSAARADDERIVVNMGPQHPSTHGVLRLILEIDGETVTEARCGIGYLHTGIEKNLEYRTWTQGTTFVTRMDYLTPFFNEAAYCLGVEKLLGIEDQIPDRATIIRVLLMELNRLSSHLVAIATGGMELGATTIMIYGFRDRELILDIYELITGLRMNHAYIRPGGLAQDLPPGAVDQIREFVKKMNKNLPEYDKLATGNPIFKARMQDVGYLDLAGCMALGATGPVLRSTGLPHDLRKTQPYCGYETYDFDVPTADTCDSYGRFLIRLEEMRQSLRIVEQCLDRLQPGPVMVADKKIAWPAQLALGPDGLGNSLDHIKKIMGTSMEALIHHFKLVTEGFRVPPGQAYTAVESPKGELGVHVVSDGGTRPFRVHFRDPSFTNLQAMAAMCEGGQVADVIVAVASIDPVMGGVDR is encoded by the coding sequence GTGAGCACTTCCCACGCCTCCCCCAGGGAGACGACCGAGGGCACCGTCTACACGGTCACCGGCGGCGACTGGGACGAGGTCGTCCAGTCCGCGGCCCGCGCCGACGACGAGCGCATCGTCGTCAACATGGGTCCGCAGCACCCGTCCACGCACGGCGTGCTCCGCCTCATCCTGGAGATCGACGGCGAGACGGTCACCGAGGCCCGCTGCGGCATCGGCTACCTGCACACCGGCATCGAGAAGAACCTCGAGTACCGGACCTGGACGCAGGGCACCACGTTCGTGACGCGCATGGACTACCTGACGCCGTTCTTCAACGAGGCGGCGTACTGCCTGGGCGTCGAGAAGCTCCTCGGCATCGAGGACCAGATCCCGGACCGGGCCACGATCATCCGGGTCCTGCTGATGGAGCTGAACCGGCTCTCCTCGCACCTGGTGGCCATCGCCACCGGCGGCATGGAGCTGGGCGCCACCACGATCATGATCTACGGCTTCCGCGATCGTGAACTGATTCTCGACATCTACGAGCTGATCACCGGCCTGCGGATGAACCACGCGTACATCCGCCCGGGCGGCCTCGCCCAGGACCTGCCGCCGGGCGCGGTGGACCAGATCCGCGAGTTCGTGAAGAAGATGAACAAGAACCTCCCGGAGTACGACAAGCTCGCCACCGGGAACCCCATCTTCAAGGCCCGCATGCAGGACGTCGGCTACCTCGACCTGGCCGGCTGCATGGCGCTCGGCGCCACCGGCCCCGTCCTCAGGTCCACCGGTCTCCCGCACGACCTGCGCAAGACCCAGCCGTACTGCGGCTACGAGACGTACGACTTCGACGTCCCGACCGCCGACACCTGCGACTCCTACGGCCGCTTCCTGATCCGGCTGGAGGAGATGCGCCAGTCGCTCAGGATCGTCGAGCAGTGCCTGGACCGGCTCCAGCCCGGCCCGGTCATGGTCGCCGACAAGAAGATCGCCTGGCCCGCGCAGCTCGCCCTGGGGCCGGACGGCCTGGGCAACTCCCTCGACCACATCAAGAAGATCATGGGTACCTCCATGGAGGCCCTGATCCACCACTTCAAGCTGGTCACCGAGGGCTTCCGGGTACCGCCGGGACAGGCGTACACGGCGGTCGAGTCACCCAAGGGCGAACTGGGAGTGCACGTCGTCTCCGACGGCGGCACCCGCCCCTTCCGGGTCCACTTCCGCGACCCGTCCTTCACCAACCTGCAGGCCATGGCGGCGATGTGCGAGGGCGGCCAGGTCGCCGACGTCATCGTCGCGGTGGCGTCCATCGACCCCGTGATGGGAGGCGTCGACCGGTGA
- a CDS encoding NADH-quinone oxidoreductase subunit C, with protein sequence MSDANNTAGDANEVNPEKDLSAENLPGQRGQGGEEIRVQRGMFGANNGGDTSGYGGLVRSVRLPGPASRPYGGWFDEVADELEGALEEQGLLPDNAIEKTVVDRGEMTFHIEREHLVRVARTLRDDPALRFELCTGVSGVHYPHDKGRELHAVYHLRSITHNRLIRLEVSAPDGDPHIPSLVSVYPTNDWHERETYDFFGIVFDDHPALTRIMMPDDWQGFPQRKDYPLGGIPVEYKGAQIPAPDQRRSYS encoded by the coding sequence GTGAGCGACGCGAACAACACCGCGGGTGACGCGAACGAGGTCAACCCCGAGAAGGACCTGTCCGCGGAGAACCTCCCCGGCCAGCGGGGCCAGGGCGGCGAGGAGATCCGCGTCCAGCGCGGCATGTTCGGCGCCAACAACGGCGGCGACACCTCCGGCTACGGCGGCCTGGTCCGCTCCGTCCGGCTCCCCGGACCGGCGAGCCGGCCCTACGGGGGCTGGTTCGACGAGGTCGCCGACGAGCTCGAGGGCGCGCTGGAGGAGCAGGGTCTCCTGCCCGACAACGCCATCGAGAAGACGGTCGTCGACCGCGGCGAGATGACCTTCCACATCGAGCGCGAGCACCTGGTCCGCGTCGCCCGCACCCTGCGCGACGACCCGGCCCTGCGCTTCGAACTGTGCACCGGCGTCAGCGGCGTCCACTACCCGCACGACAAGGGCCGCGAGCTGCACGCCGTCTACCACCTGCGCTCGATCACCCACAACCGGCTGATCCGCCTCGAAGTCAGCGCCCCCGACGGGGACCCGCACATCCCGTCGCTGGTCTCCGTCTACCCGACCAACGACTGGCACGAGCGCGAGACGTACGACTTCTTCGGCATCGTCTTCGACGATCACCCGGCCCTGACGCGGATCATGATGCCGGACGACTGGCAGGGCTTTCCGCAGCGCAAGGACTACCCCCTCGGCGGCATCCCCGTCGAGTACAAGGGCGCCCAGATCCCGGCTCCGGACCAGCGGAGGTCGTACTCGTGA
- a CDS encoding NuoB/complex I 20 kDa subunit family protein — translation MGLEEKLPSGFLLTTVEQAAGWVRKSSVFPATFGLACCAIEMMTTGAGRYDLARFGMEVFRGSPRQADLMIVAGRVSQKMAPVLRQVYDQMPNPKWVISMGVCASSGGMFNNYAIVQGVDHVVPVDIYLPGCPPRPEMLMDAILKLHQKIQGSKLGVNAEEAAREAEEAALKALPTIEMKGLLR, via the coding sequence ATGGGACTCGAAGAAAAACTGCCGAGCGGCTTCCTGCTGACCACCGTCGAGCAGGCCGCGGGCTGGGTGCGCAAGTCGTCGGTCTTCCCGGCCACGTTCGGCCTCGCCTGCTGCGCCATCGAGATGATGACCACCGGCGCCGGCCGCTACGACCTGGCGCGCTTCGGCATGGAGGTCTTCCGCGGCTCGCCGCGGCAGGCGGACCTGATGATCGTCGCGGGCCGGGTCAGCCAGAAGATGGCGCCGGTGCTGCGGCAGGTCTACGACCAGATGCCGAACCCGAAGTGGGTCATCTCCATGGGGGTCTGCGCCTCCTCGGGCGGCATGTTCAACAACTACGCCATCGTCCAGGGCGTCGACCACGTCGTCCCCGTCGACATCTACCTCCCCGGCTGCCCGCCGCGGCCCGAGATGCTGATGGACGCCATCCTCAAGCTCCACCAGAAGATCCAGGGCTCCAAGCTCGGGGTCAACGCCGAGGAAGCGGCCCGCGAGGCGGAGGAGGCGGCGCTCAAGGCCCTGCCCACGATCGAGATGAAGGGGCTGCTGCGGTGA
- a CDS encoding NADH-quinone oxidoreductase subunit A encodes MNAYAPILVLGALGAGFAIFSVVMATLIGPKRYNRAKLEAYECGIEPTPTPAGGGRFPIKYYLTAMLFIIFDIEIVFLYPWAVTFDALGIFGLVEMLLFVLTVFVAYAYVWRRGGLEWD; translated from the coding sequence GTGAACGCGTATGCGCCCATCCTCGTACTGGGAGCCCTCGGGGCAGGCTTTGCGATCTTCTCCGTGGTGATGGCCACGCTGATCGGTCCGAAGCGGTACAACCGGGCGAAGCTCGAGGCCTACGAGTGCGGCATCGAGCCGACCCCCACGCCGGCCGGCGGCGGGCGCTTCCCCATCAAGTACTACCTGACGGCGATGCTCTTCATCATCTTCGATATCGAGATCGTCTTCCTCTACCCCTGGGCCGTCACCTTCGACGCCCTGGGGATTTTCGGGCTCGTGGAGATGCTGCTCTTCGTGCTCACCGTCTTCGTCGCGTACGCGTACGTATGGCGGCGCGGCGGCCTGGAATGGGACTGA
- a CDS encoding C40 family peptidase has product MSHTAHIRSHRKPRRSASTIAMRTGVAGGVLSTLAVAGASGAAHAAEPVTQTLELPTLTADLAAQVAQSADVTQQAAASYQLQAERDAAAAKAAKQAKTDLAEAKKKAAEAKKKAEEAARKEAAERASRAAERTTLSASSDTGSSTGSSTGTSTSTATGSAAAVVSFVQAQVGKAYVSGATGPSAYDCSGLVQAAFKQVGISLPRVSQAQSTAGTQVGLDNLQPGDILYWGGAGSAYHVGVYVGGGMFVGAQNSSTGVVEKPLSYDPPSGAVRVL; this is encoded by the coding sequence ATGTCCCACACCGCTCACATACGCAGCCACCGGAAGCCCCGCCGCAGCGCGTCGACGATCGCGATGCGGACCGGAGTTGCCGGTGGCGTCCTCAGCACCCTGGCAGTGGCCGGTGCGTCGGGGGCGGCCCACGCGGCCGAACCCGTGACGCAGACCCTCGAACTGCCCACCCTGACGGCCGACCTGGCCGCTCAGGTCGCCCAGTCCGCGGACGTCACGCAGCAGGCGGCCGCGAGCTACCAGCTGCAGGCCGAGCGTGACGCGGCGGCCGCCAAGGCCGCCAAGCAGGCCAAGACGGACCTCGCCGAGGCCAAGAAGAAGGCCGCGGAGGCCAAGAAGAAGGCCGAGGAGGCCGCGCGCAAGGAGGCCGCCGAGCGCGCCTCGCGCGCCGCCGAGCGCACCACCCTGAGCGCATCCTCGGACACCGGCTCCTCCACCGGCAGCAGCACCGGCACCAGCACGTCCACGGCGACCGGTTCGGCCGCCGCCGTCGTCTCCTTCGTGCAGGCCCAGGTCGGCAAGGCGTACGTCTCCGGCGCCACCGGCCCGTCCGCCTACGACTGCTCCGGTCTCGTGCAGGCCGCCTTCAAGCAGGTCGGCATCAGCCTGCCCCGCGTCTCCCAGGCGCAGTCGACGGCCGGCACCCAGGTCGGGCTGGACAACCTCCAGCCGGGCGACATCCTCTACTGGGGCGGCGCGGGCAGCGCGTACCACGTGGGTGTCTACGTCGGCGGCGGCATGTTCGTCGGCGCGCAGAACTCCTCCACGGGCGTCGTGGAGAAGCCGCTCTCCTACGACCCGCCGAGCGGCGCGGTGCGCGTGCTGTAA
- the def gene encoding peptide deformylase — MPSVFVQGRPTASYPPFAPEARRGAVRRVTEVGEQVLHRPCRDVTEFGPDLAALIDDMFRTMYVAEGAGLAANQVGVDLRLFVYDCPDDDGVRHVGHIVNPVLDALDPAARRLLDEGEGCLSVPGAVMAVPRPDRAVVRGLDKDGAPLAIEGTGYFARCLAHETDHVNGHVYLDRLSGRERKAALRQSADRREEVFARRAANAAAFAA, encoded by the coding sequence ATGCCGAGCGTCTTCGTCCAGGGGCGGCCCACCGCCTCCTACCCCCCGTTCGCGCCCGAGGCACGGCGCGGAGCGGTGCGGCGCGTCACCGAGGTCGGCGAGCAGGTGCTGCACCGGCCGTGCCGGGACGTCACCGAGTTCGGACCCGACCTCGCCGCGCTGATCGACGACATGTTCCGCACCATGTACGTCGCGGAAGGGGCCGGACTGGCGGCCAATCAGGTCGGGGTGGACCTGCGCCTGTTCGTCTACGACTGCCCGGACGACGACGGTGTCCGACATGTCGGACACATCGTCAACCCTGTCCTCGACGCCCTCGACCCGGCCGCGCGCCGGCTGCTCGACGAGGGCGAGGGGTGCCTGTCCGTGCCGGGCGCCGTCATGGCCGTACCGCGGCCCGACCGGGCCGTCGTGCGCGGCCTGGACAAGGACGGCGCGCCGCTCGCCATCGAGGGCACCGGCTACTTCGCGCGCTGCCTCGCCCACGAGACCGACCACGTGAACGGGCACGTCTACCTGGACCGGCTCTCCGGCCGGGAGCGGAAGGCGGCGCTGCGGCAGTCGGCGGACCGGCGCGAGGAGGTCTTCGCGCGCCGGGCCGCCAACGCCGCGGCCTTCGCCGCCTGA
- a CDS encoding geranylgeranyl reductase family protein, producing MTVETEPLSENTADVIVVGAGPAGSTTAYHLARSGLDVLLLEKTAFPREKVCGDGLTPRAVKQLVAMGIDISEEAGWLRNKGLRIIGGGSRLQLDWPDLASFPDYGLVRKRDDFDEQLARQAQKAGARLYERCNVGAPIVDDRTGRITGVHAKLGEDKREVTFHAPLVVAADGNSTRLSLAMGLHRREDRPMGVAVRTYFTSPRHDDDYLESWLELWDRRGPQDRLLPGYGWVFGMGDGTSNVGLGVLNTSAAFKELDWREILKAWCASMPEDWGYTPDNMTGPIRGAALPMAFNRQPHYTKGLLLVGDAGGLVNPFNGEGIAYAMESGQIAADVVVQAHARATSAQREIALQRYPRVLKDTYGGYYNLGRAFVKLIGNPKVMQIATQRGLTHPVLMKFTLKMLANLTDPTGGDAMDRIINGLSKVAPKA from the coding sequence GTGACCGTCGAGACTGAGCCGCTCTCCGAGAACACCGCCGACGTCATCGTCGTGGGCGCGGGGCCGGCCGGCTCCACGACCGCGTACCACCTGGCCAGGTCGGGACTGGACGTCCTGCTCCTCGAGAAGACCGCGTTTCCCAGGGAGAAGGTCTGCGGCGACGGCCTCACCCCGCGCGCGGTCAAGCAACTCGTCGCCATGGGCATCGACATCTCCGAGGAGGCCGGCTGGCTGCGCAACAAGGGCCTGCGCATCATCGGCGGCGGCTCGCGCCTCCAGCTGGACTGGCCGGATCTCGCCTCCTTCCCCGACTACGGACTCGTCCGCAAGCGCGACGACTTCGACGAGCAGCTCGCCCGGCAGGCCCAGAAGGCGGGCGCCCGGCTGTACGAGCGCTGCAACGTGGGCGCGCCGATCGTGGACGACCGCACCGGCCGCATCACCGGCGTGCACGCCAAGCTGGGCGAGGACAAGCGCGAGGTGACCTTCCACGCGCCGCTGGTCGTGGCCGCCGACGGCAACTCCACCCGGCTGTCCCTGGCGATGGGCCTGCACCGCCGCGAGGACCGCCCGATGGGCGTCGCCGTCCGCACCTACTTCACCTCGCCCCGCCACGACGACGACTACCTGGAGTCCTGGCTGGAGCTGTGGGACCGGCGCGGCCCGCAGGACCGCCTGCTGCCCGGCTACGGCTGGGTCTTCGGCATGGGCGACGGCACCTCCAACGTCGGCCTGGGCGTCCTGAACACCTCCGCCGCCTTCAAGGAACTGGACTGGCGCGAGATCCTCAAGGCCTGGTGCGCGTCCATGCCCGAGGACTGGGGCTACACCCCGGACAACATGACCGGCCCGATCCGCGGCGCCGCGCTGCCCATGGCCTTCAACCGCCAGCCCCACTACACCAAGGGCCTGCTCCTCGTCGGCGACGCCGGCGGCCTGGTGAACCCCTTCAACGGCGAGGGCATCGCCTACGCCATGGAGTCCGGCCAGATCGCCGCCGACGTCGTCGTGCAGGCCCACGCGCGGGCGACGTCGGCCCAGCGCGAGATCGCCCTGCAGCGCTACCCGCGCGTCCTGAAGGACACCTACGGCGGCTACTACAACCTGGGCCGCGCCTTCGTGAAGCTCATCGGCAACCCGAAGGTCATGCAGATCGCGACCCAGCGCGGCCTCACCCACCCGGTCCTGATGAAGTTCACCCTGAAGATGCTCGCCAACCTGACGGACCCGACGGGCGGCGACGCGATGGACCGCATCATCAACGGACTGAGCAAGGTCGCGCCGAAGGCGTGA
- a CDS encoding GNAT family N-acetyltransferase has product MKRPLPVVRLRVPTDEDAVAWHRIFDDPDVMEFHGGRAAELSVYEELTARQRRHDAEHGFCLWTVVDESGQVVGFTGAQPWPGDWGPKGEIEIGWRLGRAHWGRGYVTAAARQTLERVRGAGVAEVVAMVDARNARSIAVTERLGMRLAEVFTIPSSEQRGHCYRLDLHQRQNPDITQGNRMSQSAT; this is encoded by the coding sequence GTGAAGCGACCTCTCCCCGTTGTACGGCTGCGCGTCCCCACCGACGAGGACGCCGTCGCCTGGCACCGGATCTTCGACGACCCGGACGTCATGGAGTTCCACGGCGGGAGGGCGGCGGAGCTGTCCGTCTACGAGGAGCTGACCGCCCGCCAGCGCCGGCACGACGCCGAGCACGGCTTCTGCCTGTGGACCGTGGTGGACGAGTCCGGGCAGGTCGTGGGGTTCACCGGCGCCCAGCCGTGGCCGGGGGACTGGGGCCCCAAGGGCGAGATCGAGATCGGCTGGCGGCTCGGCCGGGCGCACTGGGGCAGGGGGTACGTCACGGCGGCCGCGCGGCAGACGCTGGAGCGGGTGCGCGGTGCGGGTGTGGCGGAAGTGGTCGCGATGGTCGACGCGCGCAACGCCCGGTCCATCGCGGTCACGGAGCGGCTGGGCATGCGGCTCGCCGAGGTCTTCACGATCCCGTCCTCCGAGCAGCGGGGGCACTGCTACCGCCTCGACCTGCACCAGCGGCAGAACCCCGACATCACTCAGGGTAACCGAATGTCACAGTCAGCCACTTGA
- a CDS encoding PASTA domain-containing protein, with protein MRLVSEQPDVRVPRLVGLMAVDAYETAHVQGLSLYAPDRPDLRAAVVDHVVRQYPRPGAQVPRESVVYVWFDFGEGEGGGGIREPRVPRPPLGGLRRELAEPGEPPSYCAALSSP; from the coding sequence GTGCGACTGGTGTCCGAGCAGCCCGATGTCCGCGTCCCGCGCCTGGTCGGCCTCATGGCCGTGGACGCGTACGAGACCGCCCACGTCCAGGGTCTGTCCCTGTACGCGCCGGACCGGCCCGATCTCCGGGCCGCCGTCGTCGACCACGTCGTACGCCAGTATCCGCGGCCCGGTGCGCAGGTGCCGCGCGAGTCCGTGGTGTACGTGTGGTTCGACTTCGGCGAGGGTGAGGGCGGCGGGGGCATCCGCGAGCCGCGCGTGCCCCGTCCGCCGCTGGGCGGGCTCCGCCGGGAGCTGGCGGAGCCGGGGGAACCGCCGTCCTACTGCGCCGCGCTCAGCTCGCCTTGA
- a CDS encoding demethylmenaquinone methyltransferase has protein sequence MTRASLNKQPHEVASMFDHVAERYDLTNAVLSLGQDRAWRKAVARAVDARPAQKVLDLAAGTATSSLPFARTGAYVVPCDFSQGMLKVGKERHSWLPFTAGDATRLPFKDDVFDAVTISFGLRNVQDTDAALREMYRVTRPGGRVVICEFSHPTWAPFRTVYTEYLMRALPPVARAVSSNPDAYVYLAESIRAWPDQPALAARLGKAGWSRVAWRNLTGGVVTLHRGFKAS, from the coding sequence GTGACCCGCGCCTCCCTGAACAAGCAGCCGCACGAAGTCGCCTCGATGTTCGACCACGTCGCGGAACGGTACGACCTGACGAACGCCGTGCTCTCGCTCGGCCAGGACCGGGCGTGGCGCAAGGCGGTCGCCAGAGCCGTCGACGCCCGCCCGGCGCAGAAGGTCCTGGACCTGGCGGCCGGCACGGCGACCTCGTCCCTCCCCTTCGCCCGCACCGGCGCCTACGTCGTCCCCTGCGACTTCTCCCAGGGCATGCTCAAGGTCGGCAAGGAACGGCACTCCTGGCTGCCGTTCACCGCGGGCGACGCGACGCGGCTGCCGTTCAAGGACGACGTCTTCGACGCCGTCACCATCTCCTTCGGGCTGCGCAACGTCCAGGACACGGACGCCGCGCTGCGCGAGATGTACCGGGTGACGCGGCCCGGCGGCCGGGTCGTCATCTGCGAGTTCTCGCACCCGACCTGGGCGCCGTTCCGCACCGTCTACACCGAGTACCTGATGCGCGCCCTGCCGCCGGTGGCCCGCGCGGTGTCGTCCAACCCCGACGCGTACGTCTACCTCGCCGAGTCCATCCGGGCCTGGCCCGACCAGCCGGCGCTCGCCGCGCGGCTGGGCAAGGCCGGCTGGTCCAGGGTCGCGTGGCGCAACCTGACGGGCGGCGTGGTGACCCTGCACCGCGGCTTCAAGGCGAGCTGA
- a CDS encoding acyltransferase family protein: protein MGAHSRGAVRTVPGEEGAAPAVRDRYFDTLRALALVRVVAYHAFGWPWAGLVFPSMGIMFGLGGTLMARSLRRPAATVLRNRLRRLLPPFWCWGLFVVGAMLARGWMPGWQIVYWVVPLGDPPGSAWGEQAWEILWYLRTYLWFVLLSPLLLRVFRLAPVPVLLLSLAPVVAFQFLWQPPENRFGTGLLDLATYLFCWILGFAHREGVLGRLKPAAVVVLSLAALVCGAWYAFAHRAEYGTYDLDDIPLAQAFWSAGFVTLLMYSKARFRVDFSGLVRLRRLDRLVTVFNARAVTVYLWHELALVLAVPLIDRCWDVPAFEAYLPLESQWFLLGVGWALVAVFVLLFGWVEDVAARKRPRLLP, encoded by the coding sequence ATGGGCGCGCACAGCAGGGGCGCCGTGCGCACCGTGCCGGGTGAGGAGGGGGCCGCCCCGGCGGTCCGGGACCGCTACTTCGACACCCTGCGGGCCCTCGCCCTCGTCCGGGTCGTCGCGTACCACGCGTTCGGCTGGCCCTGGGCCGGGCTGGTCTTCCCGTCCATGGGGATCATGTTCGGCCTGGGCGGCACCCTGATGGCCCGCTCGCTGCGGCGTCCCGCCGCCACGGTGCTCAGGAACCGGCTGCGCCGCCTGCTGCCGCCGTTCTGGTGCTGGGGCCTGTTCGTGGTGGGCGCGATGCTGGCGCGCGGCTGGATGCCGGGGTGGCAGATCGTCTACTGGGTCGTGCCGCTCGGCGACCCGCCGGGCAGCGCGTGGGGCGAGCAGGCCTGGGAGATCCTCTGGTACCTCAGGACGTACCTGTGGTTCGTGCTGCTCTCCCCGTTGCTGCTGCGGGTCTTCCGGCTCGCGCCCGTGCCGGTGCTGCTGCTGTCGCTGGCGCCGGTCGTGGCGTTCCAGTTCCTCTGGCAGCCGCCGGAGAACCGCTTCGGCACCGGGCTGCTCGACCTCGCCACGTACCTCTTCTGCTGGATCCTCGGCTTCGCCCACCGCGAGGGCGTGCTGGGACGGCTGAAGCCGGCCGCGGTCGTCGTCCTGTCGCTCGCGGCCCTCGTCTGCGGCGCCTGGTACGCCTTCGCGCACCGGGCGGAGTACGGCACCTACGACCTCGACGACATCCCGCTCGCGCAGGCCTTCTGGTCGGCCGGGTTCGTGACGCTGCTGATGTACTCCAAGGCGCGGTTCCGGGTCGACTTCTCGGGACTGGTCCGGCTGCGGCGGCTGGACCGGCTGGTCACGGTGTTCAACGCCCGCGCGGTGACCGTCTACCTCTGGCACGAGCTGGCCCTCGTCCTGGCCGTACCGCTGATCGACCGGTGCTGGGACGTGCCCGCCTTCGAGGCGTACCTGCCGTTGGAGAGCCAGTGGTTCCTGCTCGGGGTGGGCTGGGCGCTGGTCGCGGTGTTCGTGCTGCTGTTCGGGTGGGTGGAGGACGTCGCCGCGCGGAAGCGGCCCCGTCTGCTGCCGTGA